One genomic window of Novosphingobium aureum includes the following:
- the alaS gene encoding alanine--tRNA ligase: protein MQTTNDIRRSFLDYFASKGHTPVQSAPLVPYNDPTLMFVNAGMVPFKNVFTGQEKRDYSRATSSQKCVRAGGKHNDLDNVGYTARHHTFFEMLGNFSFGDYFKEEAITNAWGLLTKEWGLAKEKLLVTVYHTDDEAFDLWKKIAGLSDDRIIRIPTKDNFWSMGDDGPCGPCSEIFFDHGDHIWGGPPGSPEEDGDRFIEIWNLVFMQFEQAGGEIVGELPKKSIDTGMGLERLAAVMQGQHDNYDIDLFRNLISASESLTGVKAEGEQTASHRVIADHLRSTSFLLADGVLPSNEGRGYVLRRIMRRAMRHAHLLGAKDPLMHRLVPALVAEMGQAFPELGRAQPLIEETLEREEIQFRRTLSNGLKLLDEATGEMGEGATLAGETAFKLYDTYGFPYDLTVDALRPRGITVDEAGFQAAMAQQKAAARAAWKGSGQAADAEIWYDIAEREGASEFTGYASTTGEGRVVALLVDGKEVSEAKAGDKVTVLTNQTPFYGESGGQVGDAGSITGALPGSDLAITIEDTAKPLGRLHAMSGTVDAGSIKLGDAVLLSVDVARRDAIRANHSATHLVHQALRDRLGDHVTQKGSMVSPERLRFDFSHPKALSDEDIAAIEAEVNAEIRANEAVMTRLMTPDDAIEAGAMALFGEKYGDEVRVLSMGRAKGKRNYSVELCGGTHVNATGDIGVFRIVSESAVSSGVRRIEALTGEGARQWFVQREDALKAAASALRTTPDEVTERVVALLDERKKLERELAEARKALALGGGGAAWGPADEEINGMTFSGQVLEGLDPKELRGLLDQAKQRMGSGIAAIVAVNEGKGAIAVAVTDDLKDKASAVELVRAGVAAMGGKGGGGRPDMAQGGGPEGDKAADAIAAVKAALAG from the coding sequence ATGCAGACGACGAACGATATCCGCCGGTCCTTCCTCGACTACTTCGCGTCGAAGGGGCACACGCCTGTCCAGTCCGCGCCGCTGGTCCCCTACAACGACCCGACGCTGATGTTCGTGAACGCGGGCATGGTGCCGTTCAAGAACGTGTTCACGGGGCAGGAAAAGCGCGACTACTCGCGCGCCACCTCCTCGCAGAAGTGCGTACGCGCCGGCGGCAAGCACAACGATCTCGACAACGTTGGCTACACCGCGCGCCACCACACCTTCTTCGAGATGCTCGGCAATTTCTCCTTCGGCGACTACTTCAAGGAAGAGGCGATCACCAACGCCTGGGGCCTGCTCACCAAGGAGTGGGGCCTTGCCAAGGAAAAGCTGCTCGTCACCGTCTACCACACCGACGACGAGGCCTTCGACCTGTGGAAGAAGATCGCCGGGCTTTCCGACGACCGCATCATCCGGATCCCGACCAAGGACAACTTCTGGTCGATGGGCGACGATGGCCCGTGCGGCCCGTGCTCGGAAATCTTCTTCGACCATGGCGACCACATCTGGGGCGGCCCTCCGGGTAGCCCCGAGGAAGACGGCGACCGCTTCATCGAGATCTGGAACCTCGTGTTCATGCAGTTCGAGCAGGCGGGCGGCGAGATCGTGGGCGAGCTGCCCAAGAAGTCGATCGACACCGGCATGGGCCTCGAACGCCTCGCTGCGGTCATGCAGGGCCAGCACGACAACTACGACATCGACCTGTTCCGCAACCTGATCTCGGCTTCGGAAAGCCTGACCGGGGTCAAGGCCGAGGGCGAGCAGACCGCCAGCCACCGCGTGATCGCCGATCACCTGCGCTCGACCAGCTTCCTGCTCGCCGACGGCGTTCTGCCTTCGAACGAAGGGCGCGGCTACGTCCTTCGCCGCATCATGCGCCGCGCCATGCGCCACGCGCACCTGCTCGGCGCCAAGGACCCGCTGATGCATCGCCTCGTGCCCGCGCTCGTCGCGGAAATGGGCCAGGCCTTCCCCGAACTGGGCCGCGCGCAGCCGCTCATCGAGGAAACGCTCGAGCGCGAGGAAATCCAGTTCCGCCGCACGCTTTCGAACGGCCTCAAGCTGCTCGACGAGGCGACTGGCGAGATGGGCGAGGGCGCGACGCTTGCGGGCGAGACCGCGTTCAAGCTCTATGACACCTACGGTTTCCCCTATGACCTCACCGTCGATGCGCTGCGCCCGCGCGGCATTACCGTCGACGAAGCGGGCTTCCAGGCCGCGATGGCCCAGCAGAAGGCCGCCGCGCGCGCCGCGTGGAAGGGCTCGGGGCAGGCCGCCGATGCCGAAATCTGGTACGACATCGCCGAGCGCGAAGGCGCGAGCGAGTTCACCGGCTATGCCTCGACCACCGGCGAGGGCCGCGTCGTCGCGCTGCTCGTCGACGGCAAGGAAGTCTCGGAGGCCAAGGCGGGCGACAAGGTCACCGTGCTGACCAACCAGACCCCGTTCTACGGCGAATCGGGCGGTCAGGTCGGCGATGCCGGCTCGATCACCGGCGCGCTGCCGGGCAGCGATCTCGCGATCACCATCGAGGATACCGCCAAGCCGCTCGGCCGCCTGCATGCGATGTCGGGCACGGTCGATGCCGGTTCGATCAAGCTGGGCGACGCGGTACTGCTCTCGGTCGACGTTGCGCGCCGCGATGCGATCCGCGCCAATCACTCCGCGACGCACCTCGTCCACCAGGCGCTGCGCGACCGGCTGGGCGACCACGTCACGCAGAAGGGCTCGATGGTCTCGCCTGAGCGCCTTCGCTTCGACTTCTCGCACCCCAAGGCGCTGAGCGACGAGGATATCGCCGCGATCGAGGCCGAAGTGAACGCCGAGATCCGCGCCAACGAAGCGGTGATGACCCGCCTGATGACGCCCGACGACGCCATCGAGGCAGGCGCCATGGCGCTGTTCGGCGAGAAGTACGGCGACGAGGTCCGCGTGCTCTCGATGGGCCGCGCCAAGGGCAAGCGCAACTATTCGGTCGAGCTTTGCGGCGGCACCCATGTCAACGCCACCGGCGACATCGGCGTGTTCCGCATCGTCTCGGAAAGCGCGGTCTCCTCGGGCGTTCGCCGCATCGAGGCGCTGACCGGCGAAGGCGCGCGCCAGTGGTTCGTTCAGCGCGAGGATGCACTCAAGGCCGCGGCCTCGGCGCTGCGCACCACGCCCGACGAGGTGACCGAGCGCGTCGTGGCGCTGCTCGACGAGCGCAAGAAGCTCGAGCGCGAACTCGCCGAAGCCAGGAAGGCGCTGGCGCTTGGTGGCGGCGGCGCGGCCTGGGGTCCGGCCGATGAAGAAATCAACGGCATGACCTTCTCGGGACAAGTGCTCGAAGGTCTCGACCCCAAGGAACTGCGCGGGCTGCTCGACCAGGCCAAGCAGCGCATGGGCTCGGGCATTGCCGCGATCGTCGCGGTCAACGAGGGCAAGGGCGCCATTGCGGTTGCCGTGACCGACGACCTCAAGGACAAGGCCTCGGCGGTCGAGCTGGTCCGTGCCGGTGTCGCCGCGATGGGCGGCAAGGGTGGCGGTGGCCGTCCCGACATGGCGCAGGGCGGCGGTCCCGAAGGCGACAAGGCTGCCGACGCAATCGCTGCCGTGAAGGCCGCGCTTGCCGGCTGA
- a CDS encoding glutaminase codes for MAKGIAADMRDEVQRGKVADYIPPLAQVSPDRFGIAIVTADGQQHCAGDADEPFSIQSISKVFALTLAIGAVGDELWARVGREPSGSAFNSIVQLESEHGIPRNPFINAGAIVVTDVLLGHLEPREAIGQMLRFVRELSGDDTIAIDESVARAEQDTGFRNKALANYMRAFGNLNGEVDKVLGTYFHFCALAMSCRQLAMAGRYLMNGGRVDGHGVVTARRARRINALMMSCGHYDNSGDFAYRIGLPGKSGVGGGILCVAPGIASVAVWSPGLNAAGNSHLGTMALERLVHLTGWSVFEPRRG; via the coding sequence ATTGCCAAGGGCATCGCCGCCGACATGCGCGACGAGGTCCAGCGCGGCAAGGTGGCCGATTACATCCCCCCACTGGCGCAGGTCTCGCCCGACAGGTTCGGCATCGCCATAGTCACCGCCGATGGGCAACAGCACTGCGCAGGCGATGCGGACGAGCCGTTCTCGATCCAGTCGATCTCCAAGGTCTTCGCGCTAACGCTCGCCATCGGTGCGGTGGGCGACGAACTGTGGGCACGGGTCGGGCGCGAGCCTTCGGGCTCGGCGTTCAACTCCATCGTCCAGCTCGAGAGCGAGCACGGCATCCCGCGCAATCCCTTCATCAATGCGGGCGCCATCGTGGTGACCGACGTGCTGCTGGGCCATCTCGAGCCGCGCGAGGCAATCGGGCAAATGCTGCGCTTCGTGCGCGAATTGTCGGGTGACGACACCATCGCCATCGACGAGAGTGTCGCACGGGCCGAGCAGGACACTGGCTTTCGCAACAAGGCGCTGGCCAACTACATGCGCGCCTTCGGCAACCTGAACGGCGAGGTCGACAAGGTGCTGGGCACCTACTTCCACTTCTGCGCGCTGGCGATGTCGTGCAGGCAACTGGCGATGGCCGGGCGCTACCTGATGAATGGCGGGCGCGTCGACGGGCACGGCGTAGTCACCGCGCGGCGGGCGCGGCGCATCAATGCGCTGATGATGTCCTGCGGGCACTACGACAATTCGGGCGACTTCGCCTACCGCATCGGCCTGCCGGGCAAGTCGGGCGTTGGCGGGGGTATCCTCTGCGTCGCGCCCGGCATCGCGAGCGTGGCGGTGTGGTCGCCCGGGCTCAACGCCGCGGGCAACTCGCACCTGGGCACGATGGCGCTGGAGCGTCTGGTCCACCTGACCGGCTGGTCGGTGTTCGAGCCGCGCCGGGGCTGA
- a CDS encoding cation:proton antiporter domain-containing protein has product MAGSNDLYSPVMSDALVILGAAGIVIPVFNRFRITPVIGFILVGLLVGPFGLGRHVFEYPLLTHISITDPSGLDVFAEFGIILLLFSIGLELSFSRLWDMRRMVFGLGSLELILIGSSLTFIFASIGQAFSGALALGLALALSSTALVLKISNAATPVGKASLAMLLFEDIALVPIIFLLGALAPHAGADGMGNLIHTLGWGTVVVVGLLVFGRYLLPPLFAQAARTKSPELFLAASMLVVILASLLTAAVGLSPIVGALVAGLLIAETEYHSEVEQIMEPFKGLALGVFLITIGMSIDLLVVWENLYSILVATVGVILIKAVVTGVLLRLMGARRGTATETGILMSSPSETTLIVLTAASSAQLIQPGTAQFWQIVTAIGLTVTPLLAMAGKVAARRVDTVEAPHHPSEEGGKPRTIIVGFGRVGRLVADMLTRHDRPYVAVDTDTDFVDEGRRRGYAVTFGDAGRGDAMERLGAADAAAVIITMDVPVTAQRIVRKLRQQYPDLPIIARARDADHAALLYRAGATHAVPETLESSLQLSEAVLVETGVAMGPVIASIHEKRDQLREQIMNQGGLSEKPALRSGQMREPERV; this is encoded by the coding sequence ATGGCAGGAAGTAACGATCTCTATTCGCCCGTAATGTCCGACGCCCTGGTAATCCTGGGCGCCGCCGGAATCGTGATCCCGGTATTCAACCGGTTCCGCATCACGCCGGTCATCGGGTTCATCCTCGTGGGGCTCCTCGTCGGGCCCTTCGGGCTCGGGCGCCATGTGTTCGAGTATCCGCTGCTCACCCATATATCGATAACCGACCCCAGCGGGCTCGACGTCTTCGCCGAATTCGGCATCATCCTGCTGCTTTTCTCGATCGGGCTCGAACTCTCGTTCAGCCGCCTGTGGGACATGCGCCGCATGGTCTTCGGTCTCGGCTCGCTCGAACTGATCCTGATCGGCTCGAGCCTGACCTTCATCTTCGCCTCGATCGGCCAGGCCTTCTCCGGCGCGCTCGCGCTCGGCCTCGCACTCGCTCTCTCGTCTACCGCGCTGGTGCTCAAGATTTCCAACGCCGCGACGCCGGTCGGCAAGGCCTCGCTGGCCATGCTGCTGTTCGAGGACATCGCCCTCGTCCCGATCATCTTCCTGCTCGGCGCGCTGGCCCCACATGCCGGTGCGGACGGCATGGGCAACCTTATCCACACCCTCGGCTGGGGCACTGTGGTGGTCGTCGGGCTGCTCGTCTTCGGGCGTTACCTGCTGCCCCCGCTTTTCGCGCAGGCCGCGCGCACCAAGAGCCCCGAACTGTTCCTCGCCGCCTCGATGCTGGTGGTGATCCTCGCCTCGCTGCTGACCGCCGCGGTCGGCCTCTCGCCCATCGTCGGCGCGCTCGTCGCGGGGCTGCTCATCGCCGAGACCGAATACCATTCCGAGGTCGAGCAGATCATGGAGCCGTTCAAGGGGCTGGCTCTCGGTGTCTTCCTGATCACCATCGGCATGAGCATCGACCTGCTGGTGGTCTGGGAAAACCTCTATTCGATCCTCGTCGCGACCGTCGGCGTGATCCTGATCAAGGCGGTCGTCACCGGCGTGCTGCTGCGCCTCATGGGCGCACGGCGCGGCACTGCGACCGAGACCGGCATTCTCATGTCGAGCCCTTCGGAGACCACGCTGATCGTGCTTACGGCTGCCAGCTCAGCGCAGCTCATCCAGCCGGGCACCGCGCAGTTCTGGCAGATCGTGACCGCTATCGGCCTCACCGTGACCCCGTTGCTGGCGATGGCCGGCAAGGTCGCCGCGCGCCGCGTCGATACCGTCGAAGCGCCGCATCACCCCAGCGAGGAAGGCGGCAAGCCGCGCACGATCATCGTCGGCTTCGGTCGCGTCGGGCGCCTCGTCGCGGACATGCTTACCCGCCACGACCGGCCCTATGTCGCGGTCGATACCGACACCGATTTCGTCGATGAGGGTCGCCGCCGCGGCTATGCCGTGACTTTCGGCGATGCGGGACGCGGCGATGCGATGGAGCGGCTGGGCGCAGCGGACGCAGCCGCGGTGATCATCACCATGGACGTGCCGGTCACCGCCCAGCGCATCGTGCGCAAGCTGCGCCAGCAATATCCCGATCTGCCGATCATCGCGCGCGCGCGCGACGCCGATCACGCCGCCCTGCTCTACCGCGCCGGGGCGACCCACGCGGTGCCCGAGACGCTCGAAAGTTCGCTCCAGCTGTCAGAGGCCGTGCTTGTCGAGACCGGCGTCGCAATGGGACCGGTCATCGCCTCGATCCACGAAAAGCGCGACCAGTTGCGCGAGCAGATCATGAACCAGGGCGGACTATCGGAGAAGCCGGCGCTGCGCTCGGGCCAGATGCGCGAACCCGAACGGGTCTGA
- a CDS encoding outer membrane protein assembly factor BamD — protein MFERSRLKPVILAAAAGALVFTAGCASGGNKSKDTAYVARDVDTLYAAAKARLAQGRTKQAAALFDEVERQHPYSPWARRAQLMSAFSWYAARDYNKSIQSAQRFLSIHPGNKDAPYAYYLIALCYYEQISDVTRDQRTTEQAKAALTDIVRRYPATPYAADAKLKIDLVNDHLAGKEMTIGRNYERRGKWLAATLRFRNVVDNFQTTSHTPEALFRLVESYLSLGVPEEAQKAAAVLQANYPESKWYERAYRLMDKYAPENVAA, from the coding sequence ATGTTCGAACGTTCGCGCCTGAAGCCCGTCATCCTCGCCGCTGCTGCCGGTGCCCTCGTTTTCACCGCCGGGTGTGCCTCGGGCGGGAACAAGTCCAAGGATACGGCCTACGTCGCGCGCGACGTCGACACGCTCTACGCCGCCGCCAAGGCGCGTCTCGCACAGGGACGCACCAAGCAGGCCGCAGCGCTGTTCGACGAGGTCGAGCGCCAGCACCCCTATTCGCCCTGGGCCCGCCGTGCGCAGCTGATGAGCGCGTTCTCGTGGTATGCCGCGCGCGACTACAACAAGTCGATCCAGTCGGCGCAGCGCTTCCTCTCGATCCACCCAGGCAACAAGGACGCGCCTTACGCCTACTACCTGATCGCGCTGTGCTACTACGAGCAGATCAGCGATGTGACGCGCGACCAGCGCACCACCGAACAGGCCAAGGCCGCGCTCACCGACATCGTGCGCCGCTACCCCGCGACGCCCTATGCCGCCGATGCCAAGCTCAAGATCGACCTCGTCAACGATCACCTCGCTGGCAAGGAAATGACCATCGGGCGCAACTACGAGCGGCGCGGTAAGTGGCTCGCTGCGACCCTGCGCTTCCGCAACGTGGTCGACAACTTCCAGACCACCAGCCACACCCCTGAGGCGCTGTTCCGCCTCGTCGAGAGCTATCTCTCGCTCGGCGTCCCCGAAGAGGCGCAGAAGGCGGCTGCGGTGCTGCAGGCCAACTATCCAGAGAGCAAGTGGTACGAGCGTGCCTACAGGCTGATGGACAAGTACGCGCCCGAAAACGTCGCGGCCTGA
- the recN gene encoding DNA repair protein RecN, whose protein sequence is MLSRLSIRNIVLIEALDLDFARGLGVLTGETGAGKSILLDALGLVIGNRADSGLVRAGEDRAIVTASFDFGELPAMLDAALEEGGVVIEPGEPLILRRQLKADGGSRAWLNDQPVSVALLREIAPALVEIHGQHDDRGLVNAKGHRVLLDRFAGSDLAGVDAAWKTWRTAQGALDTAREQVERAAQDEDLLVAHLAEMDKLQPVVGEEEELALARADMQKGERLSDDLSALQHLWQGSDSALAGLRSAARQLDRIAGEHPLLAEALAALDRAVIEAGETEEKLEEAAEALSFDPAELDRIETRLFDLRGLARKHSCQVDDLPAKMVEMREALDAIEGGSEHIAALEKAAQKAALAYREKADALHDLRRAAAKRLDKAVAAELKPLKLDAARFQTSVMRLPESRWGASGMDAVEFLISTNPGTDFAPLAKIASGGELSRFILALKVALAEEGGAATVIFDEIDRGVGGAVADAIGERLARLAAGGQLLAVTHSPQVAARGNRHYMISKSSRGTVTKTSVAPLSDAERQEEIARMLSGAEVTEEARAQASRLLEGA, encoded by the coding sequence ATGCTGAGCCGCCTTTCCATCCGCAACATCGTCCTGATCGAGGCGCTCGACCTCGATTTCGCCCGTGGCCTGGGCGTGCTCACCGGCGAGACCGGAGCGGGCAAGTCGATCCTGCTCGACGCGCTCGGGCTGGTGATCGGCAATCGCGCCGATTCAGGGCTGGTGCGCGCCGGTGAAGACCGCGCGATCGTGACGGCCAGCTTCGACTTCGGCGAACTGCCCGCGATGCTCGATGCCGCGCTGGAAGAGGGCGGGGTGGTCATCGAGCCTGGCGAACCGCTGATCCTGCGTCGCCAGCTCAAGGCCGACGGCGGCTCGCGCGCCTGGCTCAACGACCAGCCGGTCAGCGTCGCGCTGTTGCGCGAGATCGCGCCCGCGCTGGTCGAGATCCATGGCCAGCACGACGATCGCGGTCTCGTCAACGCCAAGGGGCACCGCGTGCTGCTCGACCGTTTTGCGGGCAGCGACCTCGCCGGGGTCGATGCCGCGTGGAAGACCTGGCGCACGGCACAGGGCGCACTCGACACCGCGCGCGAGCAGGTCGAACGCGCCGCGCAGGACGAGGACCTGCTCGTCGCCCATCTTGCCGAAATGGACAAGCTCCAGCCCGTGGTCGGCGAGGAGGAGGAGCTCGCGCTCGCGCGGGCCGACATGCAGAAGGGCGAGCGGCTCTCCGACGATCTCTCGGCTTTGCAGCACTTGTGGCAGGGTTCCGATTCGGCGCTGGCGGGGCTTCGTTCCGCTGCGCGCCAGCTCGACCGCATTGCCGGCGAACACCCCTTGCTCGCCGAGGCGCTCGCCGCGCTCGACCGCGCGGTGATCGAGGCGGGCGAGACCGAGGAAAAGCTCGAGGAGGCCGCCGAGGCGCTCTCGTTCGACCCGGCCGAGCTCGACCGCATCGAGACGCGGCTGTTCGACTTGCGCGGGCTGGCCCGCAAGCACTCGTGCCAGGTCGACGACCTTCCCGCGAAGATGGTCGAGATGCGCGAGGCGCTCGATGCCATCGAGGGCGGGAGCGAGCACATCGCCGCGCTCGAGAAGGCGGCGCAGAAGGCCGCGCTCGCATACCGCGAGAAGGCCGACGCGCTGCACGATCTGCGCCGTGCGGCGGCCAAGCGGCTCGACAAGGCGGTCGCCGCCGAGCTCAAGCCGCTCAAGCTCGATGCCGCGCGCTTCCAGACCAGCGTCATGCGCCTTCCCGAAAGTCGCTGGGGCGCGAGCGGGATGGACGCGGTCGAGTTCCTGATCTCGACCAATCCGGGCACCGACTTCGCGCCGCTCGCCAAGATCGCCTCGGGCGGCGAGCTCTCGCGTTTCATTCTCGCGCTCAAGGTCGCGCTCGCAGAAGAGGGCGGGGCCGCGACGGTGATCTTCGACGAGATCGACCGGGGCGTGGGCGGCGCGGTGGCCGATGCCATCGGCGAACGTCTCGCCCGACTCGCTGCGGGCGGGCAGCTGCTCGCGGTCACGCATAGCCCGCAGGTCGCCGCGCGCGGCAACCGGCACTACATGATCTCGAAATCCTCGCGTGGAACGGTCACCAAGACCTCGGTCGCGCCGCTCAGCGATGCCGAGCGCCAGGAGGAAATCGCGCGCATGCTCTCGGGCGCCGAAGTCACCGAGGAAGCGCGCGCACAGGCCAGCCGCCTGCTCGAAGGCGCGTGA
- a CDS encoding DUF2165 family protein has translation MTDRQLKALLCLILGAMALLYVVHNLANFGEARAFFTYVTSHADQVAYPVTLLPVPAAPLVLMAMALVFALEIAAGVLLVIASLEIASGARDARAMRLARTGIGCALLNWWGLFQVVAGAGYQMWQIETGRDPFYSSMLFGAMYMLVLIVLNQRSGATEDTAS, from the coding sequence ATGACCGACCGCCAGCTCAAGGCCTTGCTGTGCCTGATACTGGGCGCCATGGCGCTGCTCTACGTAGTTCATAACTTGGCCAATTTCGGCGAGGCCCGGGCATTCTTCACCTACGTCACCAGCCATGCCGATCAGGTTGCCTACCCGGTAACGCTGCTACCCGTACCCGCTGCGCCACTGGTGCTGATGGCAATGGCGCTGGTTTTCGCGCTGGAGATCGCAGCGGGCGTGCTGCTGGTCATCGCCAGTCTCGAAATCGCAAGCGGCGCGCGCGATGCACGCGCAATGCGGCTCGCGCGCACCGGGATCGGCTGTGCGCTGCTCAACTGGTGGGGCCTGTTTCAGGTGGTCGCCGGGGCAGGCTACCAGATGTGGCAGATCGAAACGGGGCGCGACCCGTTCTACAGTTCGATGCTGTTCGGCGCGATGTACATGCTGGTGCTGATCGTGCTGAACCAGCGCTCAGGCGCCACCGAGGACACCGCCAGCTAG
- the ligA gene encoding NAD-dependent DNA ligase LigA, with translation MTEPKRPETDMLAEADAANELMRLARAIKRANRKYHAEDAPEISDAEYDALVRRNTELEEAYPHLKRPDSPSSAVGHEVAASPLGKVTHEVRMMSLDNAFSDEEVAEFLARVRRFLSMGADEPLAVTAEDKIDGLSCSLRYENGKLVRAATRGDGQVGEDVTPNVAHIADIVPELKGEDVPEVFEVRGEVYMEKAAFHALNTALMNEARAEAEAKGVEFDAEKVRQFANPRNAAAGSLRQKDASVTAKRPLRFWAHGWGAASAVPGETQHEVIRRIEGWGLPVSPQFRRCESLEELLEAYRAIRDGRGDLDFEIDGVVYKVDRLDLQQRLGFVAKAPRWALAHKFPAEQAETTLEKIEIQVGRTGKLTPVGRLQPVLVGGVTVTNVTLHNRDEIARLGVRPGDKVVIQRAGDVIPQVVENRSREDERPAFVFPDHCPECGSEAVAEEGEVDVRCTGGLICPAQRTERLKHFVSRAALDIDGLGEKTIDEFFAKGWLESPADIFRLARRRDDILALEGWKDKSVDNLLAAVENHREPDAARLLFGLGIRHVGAVTARDLMKRFETLPALRDIAQKAHEKEGEEAAAAASEAYGELISIDGVGPVVVKALGDFFHEEHNREVWDDLLSEVSPPPYLVESVESAVAGKTVVFTGKLETMSRDEAKAQAERLGAKAAGSVSSKTDLIVAGPGAGSKLKKAAELGIEVIDEAAWAEIVRAAG, from the coding sequence ATGACCGAACCCAAGCGTCCCGAGACCGACATGCTCGCCGAGGCCGATGCCGCCAACGAACTCATGCGCCTTGCGCGTGCCATCAAGCGCGCCAACCGCAAGTACCATGCCGAGGATGCGCCCGAGATCTCGGATGCGGAATACGACGCGCTCGTGCGCCGCAACACCGAGCTGGAAGAGGCCTATCCCCACCTCAAGCGCCCCGACAGTCCGTCCAGCGCGGTCGGGCACGAAGTCGCCGCCTCGCCGCTCGGCAAGGTGACGCACGAGGTACGCATGATGAGCCTCGACAATGCCTTTTCCGACGAGGAAGTGGCCGAATTCCTCGCGCGCGTGCGCCGTTTCCTCTCGATGGGCGCGGACGAGCCGCTGGCGGTGACCGCCGAGGACAAGATCGACGGCCTGTCATGCTCGCTGCGCTACGAGAACGGCAAGCTGGTGCGCGCGGCAACGCGCGGTGACGGGCAGGTGGGCGAGGACGTGACCCCCAATGTCGCGCACATCGCCGACATCGTGCCCGAACTGAAGGGCGAGGACGTGCCTGAGGTCTTCGAGGTGCGCGGTGAGGTCTACATGGAAAAGGCCGCTTTCCACGCGCTCAATACCGCGCTGATGAACGAGGCACGCGCCGAGGCCGAGGCGAAGGGCGTGGAGTTCGATGCGGAGAAGGTGCGCCAGTTCGCCAATCCGCGCAACGCCGCCGCCGGATCGCTGCGCCAGAAGGACGCCAGCGTCACCGCGAAGCGTCCCTTGCGCTTCTGGGCGCATGGCTGGGGTGCTGCGAGCGCGGTGCCGGGCGAGACCCAGCACGAGGTCATCCGCCGGATCGAGGGCTGGGGGCTGCCGGTCTCGCCCCAGTTCCGGCGCTGCGAGAGCCTCGAGGAGCTGCTCGAAGCCTATCGTGCCATCCGCGACGGGCGCGGGGACCTCGACTTCGAGATCGACGGGGTGGTCTACAAGGTCGACCGGCTCGACCTGCAGCAGCGGCTCGGCTTCGTCGCCAAGGCGCCGCGCTGGGCGCTCGCGCACAAGTTCCCCGCAGAGCAGGCCGAGACCACGCTCGAAAAGATCGAGATCCAGGTCGGGCGCACCGGCAAGCTGACCCCGGTGGGGCGCCTGCAGCCGGTCTTGGTCGGCGGGGTCACCGTCACCAACGTCACGCTTCACAACCGCGACGAGATCGCGCGGCTCGGCGTGAGGCCGGGCGACAAGGTGGTGATCCAGCGCGCGGGCGACGTGATCCCGCAGGTCGTAGAGAACCGCAGCCGCGAGGACGAACGGCCGGCTTTCGTCTTCCCTGACCATTGCCCCGAATGCGGCTCGGAGGCGGTGGCCGAGGAGGGCGAGGTCGACGTGCGCTGCACCGGCGGGCTGATCTGTCCGGCCCAGCGCACCGAGCGCCTCAAGCACTTCGTCAGCCGCGCCGCGCTCGACATCGACGGGCTCGGTGAGAAGACCATCGACGAGTTCTTCGCCAAGGGCTGGCTCGAGAGCCCGGCCGACATCTTCCGCCTCGCGCGTCGGCGCGACGACATCCTCGCGCTCGAGGGGTGGAAGGACAAGTCTGTGGACAACCTGTTGGCGGCTGTGGAGAACCACCGGGAGCCCGACGCCGCGCGCCTGCTCTTCGGGCTCGGCATCCGCCACGTCGGCGCGGTCACCGCGCGCGACCTGATGAAGCGCTTCGAGACGCTGCCTGCGCTGCGCGATATTGCGCAGAAGGCGCATGAGAAGGAGGGCGAAGAGGCTGCTGCCGCCGCGAGCGAGGCCTATGGCGAACTCATCTCGATCGATGGCGTCGGCCCGGTGGTGGTGAAGGCGCTCGGCGACTTCTTCCACGAGGAGCACAACCGCGAGGTCTGGGACGACCTGCTCTCTGAGGTCTCGCCGCCGCCTTATCTCGTCGAGAGCGTCGAGAGCGCGGTTGCGGGCAAGACCGTGGTGTTTACCGGCAAGCTGGAGACGATGAGCCGCGACGAGGCCAAGGCGCAGGCCGAGCGACTGGGCGCAAAGGCAGCGGGTTCGGTGTCGAGCAAGACCGACCTCATCGTCGCCGGTCCCGGTGCGGGATCCAAGCTGAAGAAGGCGGCGGAACTGGGGATCGAGGTGATCGACGAGGCGGCCTGGGCCGAGATCGTACGAGCAGCGGGCTGA
- the sciP gene encoding CtrA inhibitor SciP: MIQEHQERPETVVGPLGERLDWDHLPPPTTSRWVVRRKAEVVAAVNGGLMTTMEACERYNLTLEELASWQRAVEREGMGGLRATRVQHHRHIRERRRPNA; encoded by the coding sequence ATGATACAGGAGCACCAGGAACGTCCTGAGACCGTTGTCGGACCCCTAGGGGAACGCCTCGATTGGGATCATCTTCCTCCTCCAACCACCTCGCGCTGGGTTGTAAGGCGCAAGGCGGAAGTCGTGGCCGCAGTCAACGGTGGGTTGATGACCACGATGGAAGCTTGCGAACGCTACAACCTCACGCTCGAGGAACTCGCATCATGGCAGCGTGCCGTGGAGCGGGAAGGTATGGGTGGTCTGCGCGCAACCCGCGTCCAGCACCATCGCCATATCCGCGAACGGCGCAGGCCCAACGCCTGA